In a genomic window of uncultured Flavobacterium sp.:
- a CDS encoding ATP-binding cassette domain-containing protein — MLTVNNLSVQFGKRILFDEVNTTFTHGNIYGVIGANGAGKSTFLKIISGDIDPTSGHIHLEPGKRMSVLNQNHNMFDEHTVLETVLMGNKVLYSVKKEMDELYLDYNDKNADRIGELQVQFEEMNGWNADSDAASMLSNLGINEEHHYTLMGDLEGKIKVRVLLAQALFGNPDLLIMDEPTNDLDFETIAWLENFLANYENTVIVVSHDRHFLDSVCTHISDIDFGKINHYSGNYTFWYESSQLAAKQRAQQNKKAEEKKQELEEFIRRFSANVAKSKQATSRKKMISKLNISDIKPSSRRYPAIIFDQDREAGDQILNVENLEASVEGDLLFKGVNLNMAKGDKIVLFSKDSRATTAFYEILNNNQKADAGTFDWGITTNQAYLPAENHSFFENDLTLVDWLRQYAKTEEERDEVFIRGFLGKMIFSGEEALKTSRVLSGGEKVRCMLSRMMMERANILMLDEPTNHLDLESITAFNNSLKNFKGSVIFTTHDHEFAQTVGNRVVELTPNGAIDRYMTFDEYLDDEKIQELRKKMYNL; from the coding sequence ATGTTAACAGTCAATAATTTATCAGTTCAATTTGGCAAACGAATTTTGTTTGACGAAGTAAATACCACATTCACACACGGAAATATTTATGGAGTTATTGGAGCCAATGGTGCTGGAAAATCTACTTTTCTAAAAATCATTTCGGGCGATATCGACCCAACTTCCGGACACATTCATTTAGAACCGGGAAAACGTATGTCGGTTTTAAACCAAAATCACAACATGTTCGACGAGCATACAGTTTTGGAAACCGTTTTGATGGGAAATAAAGTATTGTATTCTGTTAAAAAAGAAATGGATGAACTTTATTTAGATTACAACGACAAAAACGCAGACAGAATTGGAGAACTTCAGGTTCAGTTTGAAGAAATGAACGGTTGGAATGCAGATTCTGATGCCGCTTCGATGTTGTCTAACTTAGGAATCAACGAAGAACATCATTATACTTTAATGGGAGATCTTGAGGGAAAAATAAAAGTTCGTGTGCTTTTGGCGCAGGCACTTTTTGGAAACCCTGATTTGCTTATTATGGATGAGCCTACCAACGATTTGGATTTCGAGACAATCGCTTGGTTAGAGAATTTCTTAGCAAACTACGAAAATACAGTAATTGTAGTATCGCATGACCGTCACTTTTTAGATTCGGTTTGTACACATATTTCTGATATCGATTTTGGAAAAATAAATCACTATTCAGGAAACTATACTTTCTGGTACGAGTCTAGCCAATTGGCTGCAAAACAACGTGCACAGCAAAACAAAAAAGCTGAAGAAAAGAAACAGGAATTAGAAGAATTTATTCGTCGTTTTAGTGCGAACGTTGCAAAATCTAAACAAGCAACTTCGCGTAAAAAAATGATTTCTAAATTGAATATTTCAGATATCAAACCTTCAAGCCGTCGTTATCCTGCAATTATTTTTGATCAGGATCGTGAAGCCGGAGATCAAATTTTGAATGTTGAAAATTTAGAAGCTTCTGTAGAAGGAGATCTTTTGTTTAAAGGTGTTAATTTGAATATGGCAAAAGGCGATAAAATCGTTCTTTTCTCAAAAGATTCACGTGCAACAACAGCTTTCTACGAAATTTTAAATAACAATCAAAAAGCAGACGCAGGAACTTTTGATTGGGGAATTACAACAAATCAGGCTTATTTACCGGCAGAAAATCATTCATTCTTTGAAAACGATTTGACCTTGGTAGATTGGTTACGTCAATATGCAAAAACAGAAGAAGAACGTGATGAGGTTTTTATTAGAGGATTCTTAGGGAAAATGATTTTCTCAGGAGAAGAAGCACTTAAAACAAGCCGCGTATTATCAGGAGGAGAAAAAGTACGTTGTATGTTGTCTAGAATGATGATGGAGCGCGCTAATATCCTGATGCTTGACGAGCCAACAAATCACTTAGATTTGGAGTCTATTACAGCTTTCAACAACTCATTAAAAAACTTCAAAGGTTCAGTAATTTTCACCACACATGACCACGAGTTTGCACAAACTGTAGGTAATAGAGTAGTGGAGCTTACGCCAAATGGAGCCATAGACCGTTACATGACATTTGACGAATACCTGGATGATGAAAAAATTCAGGAATTAAGAAAGAAAATGTACAATTTGTAA
- a CDS encoding VOC family protein, producing MKVKVIGIPVQDQEKALQFYTTKLGFIKKHDVPLGENNRWLTVVSKNEPDGVEVLLEPSPNHFEPAKTYQKALFEAGIPYTQFNVDNLQEEYDRLVNLGVEFTMLPTEMGNVKIVILDDTCGNKIQLIEML from the coding sequence ATGAAAGTAAAAGTAATAGGGATCCCAGTTCAAGACCAAGAAAAGGCATTACAGTTTTATACTACAAAATTGGGTTTTATAAAAAAGCATGATGTGCCTTTAGGCGAAAACAATAGATGGTTAACTGTAGTTTCTAAAAATGAACCAGATGGCGTTGAAGTTTTATTAGAACCGTCACCAAATCATTTTGAACCTGCTAAAACCTATCAAAAAGCATTGTTTGAGGCTGGAATTCCGTACACGCAATTTAATGTTGATAATCTTCAGGAAGAATATGATCGACTTGTAAATCTTGGCGTTGAATTTACCATGCTACCAACCGAAATGGGAAATGTAAAAATTGTTATTTTAGATGATACTTGTGGGAATAAAATTCAGTTGATTGAGATGTTATAA
- a CDS encoding dihydrofolate reductase family protein — MRKIIVLTMITIDGVMQAPGGPDEDTSGGFEYGGWVAPFGDEEYGKVMQEQMKPSDILLGRKTFDIFEDYWPKHANGWPGINEVTKYVLSSTRKTSDWENSVFLENIDDIKKLKNSEGGDIKVWGSATLVQLLLKHDLVDEFALKIHPIILGKGKKLFDDDAIPSAFTLTENTVTPSGVIAVSYKRTGEVKTGTIGE, encoded by the coding sequence ATGAGAAAGATAATAGTCTTAACTATGATTACAATCGATGGTGTAATGCAAGCGCCAGGCGGACCTGATGAAGATACTTCAGGTGGGTTTGAATATGGAGGCTGGGTTGCACCATTTGGAGATGAAGAATATGGAAAGGTTATGCAAGAACAAATGAAACCTTCGGATATTCTTTTGGGCAGAAAAACATTTGATATTTTTGAAGATTATTGGCCAAAACATGCAAATGGATGGCCAGGAATTAATGAAGTTACAAAATATGTTTTGTCATCAACCAGAAAAACTTCTGATTGGGAAAACTCTGTATTTCTCGAGAATATAGATGACATCAAAAAACTAAAAAATTCTGAAGGCGGGGATATTAAAGTTTGGGGAAGTGCAACGCTTGTTCAATTATTACTTAAACATGATTTAGTCGATGAATTTGCTCTCAAAATTCATCCAATAATTCTGGGTAAAGGCAAAAAATTGTTTGATGATGACGCAATTCCTTCAGCATTTACATTAACAGAAAACACTGTTACACCAAGTGGCGTAATTGCAGTGAGTTATAAACGAACTGGAGAAGTGAAAACTGGAACTATTGGGGAATAA
- a CDS encoding WG repeat-containing protein: MKKIFLLLLILSCFCGFSQTEKLHYFIENDSLIGIKNQNGKIIIPAASTLVPSIYDGISKEEIKGNTISFWVIKDDPKVYDRKGNFLFEPYMFDAGFDDFNEGYMRFVENKKVGFANQNGVKIIPAQYDWVSTMNFGFAEYCNGCYFDRSKDPEHPPLVGGTWGYIDKNGVEIKPLDKRNHPKDFETEKHQFIPYQFVYNEKEKQILDFFEKRKEQIIKIFKIDCLKKDLYFEIIEKPSELDPFYKIKTFELYDQYFHGANENYDEYKIFKVSADGKNFFVIYKDLVEHKKYSEYVERKISVDKWIKKN; the protein is encoded by the coding sequence ATGAAAAAAATATTTCTGCTTCTTTTAATTTTAAGTTGCTTTTGTGGATTTTCTCAAACAGAAAAACTGCATTATTTTATTGAAAATGATAGTTTAATAGGCATCAAAAATCAAAACGGAAAAATTATTATTCCGGCTGCATCTACTTTAGTTCCTTCTATTTATGATGGAATTTCAAAGGAAGAAATCAAAGGAAACACAATCTCATTTTGGGTAATCAAAGATGATCCGAAAGTGTATGACAGAAAAGGTAATTTCCTCTTCGAGCCTTATATGTTTGATGCCGGTTTTGATGATTTTAATGAAGGTTATATGAGATTTGTAGAAAACAAGAAAGTTGGTTTTGCAAATCAAAATGGTGTAAAAATTATTCCGGCACAATACGATTGGGTTTCTACAATGAATTTTGGTTTTGCCGAATATTGCAACGGTTGTTATTTTGATCGTTCTAAAGATCCTGAACATCCACCACTAGTAGGCGGAACATGGGGTTATATTGATAAAAATGGTGTCGAAATTAAACCTCTTGATAAACGAAATCATCCCAAGGATTTTGAAACCGAAAAACATCAATTTATTCCGTATCAATTTGTATATAATGAGAAGGAAAAACAGATTCTTGATTTTTTTGAAAAACGAAAAGAACAAATCATTAAAATCTTCAAGATCGATTGTTTAAAAAAGGATTTGTATTTTGAAATCATCGAAAAACCTTCTGAACTTGACCCATTTTATAAGATTAAAACTTTTGAATTGTATGATCAATATTTTCATGGTGCTAATGAAAATTATGATGAATATAAAATTTTTAAAGTTTCTGCCGATGGAAAAAATTTCTTTGTCATTTATAAGGATTTAGTTGAGCATAAGAAATATTCTGAATATGTTGAGCGGAAAATTTCTGTGGATAAATGGATTAAGAAGAATTGA
- a CDS encoding TlpA disulfide reductase family protein — protein MKKTILFVITFLISTTIFGQTKFGNPEVDPIQIQNKFSDWWTYQSKNIMLSRDYVALDTDSKEISKETFLNELTNGNYIPIRLKSQDSIYYYKLFKIQPNSDTSIKATINQEAFDAYKNFKMEGTLFPKFSFKDLNGNVVSNESMKGKIIVIKCWYIHCAACIKEFPEVNHLTEKYKDRKDILFVSLAEDTPEQLKTFLARKPLSYSVIPNMKVYMNETLDLNAFPTHFILNKEGLIAKVLNNYRSLEVALEKESKL, from the coding sequence ATGAAGAAGACAATCCTTTTTGTAATAACATTTCTAATTTCCACTACTATTTTCGGCCAAACCAAATTCGGAAACCCGGAAGTAGATCCAATCCAAATTCAAAATAAATTCAGCGATTGGTGGACTTATCAAAGCAAAAACATCATGCTTTCCAGAGATTATGTAGCGCTTGATACAGATTCAAAAGAAATTTCAAAAGAAACCTTCCTAAATGAATTAACAAACGGAAATTACATCCCAATTAGACTAAAGTCTCAGGATTCTATTTACTATTATAAGTTGTTTAAAATTCAGCCAAATTCAGATACAAGTATAAAAGCCACCATAAATCAGGAAGCCTTTGATGCATATAAAAATTTCAAAATGGAAGGAACACTTTTTCCTAAATTCTCGTTTAAAGATTTAAACGGAAATGTAGTTTCAAACGAATCCATGAAAGGGAAAATCATAGTCATAAAATGCTGGTATATTCATTGTGCGGCCTGCATCAAAGAATTTCCCGAAGTCAATCACTTAACAGAAAAATACAAAGACCGAAAAGACATTCTTTTTGTAAGCCTTGCCGAAGACACTCCAGAGCAATTAAAAACATTTTTAGCAAGAAAACCATTGTCATATTCCGTGATTCCGAATATGAAAGTTTATATGAATGAAACCTTAGATTTGAATGCTTTTCCAACCCATTTTATCCTTAACAAAGAAGGTTTGATCGCTAAAGTTTTAAATAATTACAGAAGTCTGGAAGTCGCTTTGGAGAAGGAAAGTAAACTGTAG
- a CDS encoding fibronectin type III domain-containing protein translates to MKKLYFLFLLLGLSYALKAQNLFPYLQNATPTSIYVNWKTDSNPESVVEYGTTASGLNVTVTGNTNVFTDSGYPGNYFYHSVKLLNLSPNTKYYYRIKTGAAVSSVYSFKTLPNPGQAATSNGHIRFLIMGDNQLKAVPRYDSLVSAAKRKIKQKWGSGLSPDDNISMTFMVGDQVDVGTLDHYENVHFKKNRGLSGNIPIQTTVGNHETYGTLGMNSYYDHFYISELTYKGISSGTENYYAQQAGNVLFISLSSEHTGAAQLTWLQQVLTAANTDNTVEWIFSLSHRPYQAEQYVGDISTWVRNTAVPLLVTSPKYAMHIGAHHHLYHRGQLKNTPTYNIISGGTAWDQYWGSSTEQDFEDVQKTICNWIYQIVDIDVTNGKMDVESYSIGSVDKWKNNQLMDEFHRYKNKAAPAKPSITNTFAATNTLPLTVSGSAYSTTTNELLNTTQFLISQTATFDIVKKEVYRDFENLYGKYGTKKDSTVNINLGVDITKMNLASNSLPNGKYYVKLRYRDRNLEWSPWSDVQTFTVTGSNTVNTEIITDALTYSQSKPIKVNFTDAPASTSTWIGLYKEGQTPGAISPSQTWQYTNGSPSGFINFPNGLANKGRYYAAIFSNGGYTEIAARKYFYVGPVPVLTTDKTEYSVGTPVIVNYSNGPQLAKDWIGIYKMGVNPGSGVASTSWQYVTTVADAKSFSGLPKGYYYAEYYLQDGFNPIGNKVFFKIGAVVTELWINKPVYDLGEQISASWTDAPGIVKDWLGIYHEGDDPNAKPLVSYTYFEGLSKGTKNIVAPELPTEKGNYFLVMFTNDSYNEVSNRVSFEVIDPGSKDEFKIDNGLQVYPNPTNNGNETFIQSEYPIDEIEIYSTEGKLLYATKNVNNNKFSLINQDLPKGIYILKIHSRKLFTAKLIVK, encoded by the coding sequence ATGAAAAAACTTTATTTTTTATTTTTGCTTCTAGGTCTGAGTTATGCTTTAAAAGCACAAAATTTATTTCCTTATTTGCAAAATGCAACGCCAACATCTATTTATGTTAACTGGAAAACAGATAGCAATCCAGAGTCTGTCGTAGAATACGGAACAACCGCATCTGGTCTTAATGTTACAGTGACAGGAAATACAAATGTTTTTACAGATTCGGGTTATCCTGGAAATTATTTTTACCATAGTGTGAAGCTGCTTAATCTTTCGCCTAACACTAAATATTATTACAGGATAAAAACTGGTGCAGCTGTATCTTCTGTTTATTCTTTTAAAACATTGCCAAATCCGGGACAAGCTGCTACATCAAATGGGCACATTCGGTTTTTGATTATGGGGGATAACCAGTTAAAAGCTGTTCCTCGTTATGATTCATTAGTATCGGCTGCCAAACGAAAAATAAAACAGAAATGGGGTTCCGGTTTATCTCCTGATGACAACATTTCGATGACTTTTATGGTAGGCGATCAGGTCGATGTAGGTACTTTAGATCATTATGAAAACGTGCATTTTAAAAAGAACAGAGGTTTATCTGGCAATATACCTATTCAGACAACAGTAGGAAACCACGAAACCTATGGTACACTTGGTATGAATTCTTATTACGATCATTTTTATATAAGCGAACTTACATATAAAGGAATTTCATCAGGAACAGAGAATTATTATGCGCAACAAGCTGGTAATGTTTTGTTTATTAGTTTAAGTTCAGAGCATACCGGTGCGGCACAGTTAACATGGTTACAACAGGTTCTTACAGCTGCTAATACGGATAATACAGTAGAATGGATTTTTTCGTTAAGCCACAGACCTTATCAGGCTGAGCAATATGTGGGTGATATTTCTACTTGGGTTCGTAATACGGCAGTTCCGTTATTGGTAACTTCTCCAAAGTATGCTATGCATATTGGTGCGCATCACCATCTTTATCATAGAGGACAATTAAAAAATACACCAACTTACAATATTATTTCGGGAGGTACAGCTTGGGATCAGTATTGGGGATCATCGACAGAACAAGATTTTGAAGATGTACAGAAGACAATCTGTAACTGGATTTATCAAATTGTAGATATTGACGTTACAAACGGAAAAATGGATGTTGAAAGTTATTCCATCGGAAGTGTTGATAAGTGGAAAAACAACCAATTAATGGATGAATTTCATAGGTATAAAAACAAAGCCGCACCAGCAAAACCTTCAATCACAAATACTTTTGCAGCAACGAATACCTTACCTTTAACGGTTTCCGGATCAGCTTATAGTACAACTACAAATGAATTATTAAACACGACTCAGTTTTTAATTTCCCAGACAGCAACATTCGATATTGTAAAAAAAGAAGTATATCGTGATTTCGAAAACTTATACGGAAAATATGGTACTAAAAAAGATTCGACGGTTAATATAAATCTTGGAGTAGATATTACGAAGATGAATCTGGCTTCTAATTCGCTTCCAAATGGTAAGTATTATGTAAAACTTAGATATAGAGATCGTAATCTTGAATGGTCTCCCTGGAGTGATGTTCAGACCTTTACCGTTACAGGAAGTAATACCGTTAACACTGAAATAATTACAGATGCCTTGACTTATTCACAAAGCAAGCCTATTAAAGTTAATTTTACAGATGCCCCGGCAAGTACCTCTACCTGGATAGGATTATATAAGGAAGGACAAACGCCTGGAGCTATTTCACCATCTCAAACATGGCAATATACGAATGGCAGTCCAAGCGGATTTATTAATTTTCCTAACGGACTTGCAAATAAAGGACGTTACTATGCAGCTATATTTTCAAATGGTGGTTATACAGAAATTGCAGCTCGAAAATATTTTTATGTAGGACCAGTTCCGGTATTAACTACAGATAAAACAGAATACTCTGTTGGTACTCCGGTAATTGTTAATTACAGCAATGGTCCGCAGTTGGCAAAGGATTGGATAGGTATTTATAAAATGGGTGTTAATCCGGGATCCGGAGTTGCATCGACAAGCTGGCAATATGTTACAACGGTCGCAGATGCTAAATCATTTAGCGGTTTACCAAAAGGTTATTATTATGCCGAATATTATTTACAAGACGGTTTTAATCCTATAGGAAATAAAGTGTTCTTTAAAATTGGGGCCGTAGTTACTGAGTTATGGATCAATAAACCCGTTTATGATCTTGGTGAACAAATTTCGGCTTCATGGACAGATGCTCCCGGAATTGTAAAAGATTGGTTGGGAATTTATCATGAAGGCGATGATCCTAATGCAAAACCATTGGTTAGTTATACCTATTTCGAAGGACTTTCTAAAGGAACCAAAAATATTGTAGCTCCTGAATTGCCTACAGAAAAAGGAAATTACTTTTTAGTAATGTTTACTAACGATTCTTATAATGAAGTATCTAACAGGGTTTCTTTTGAAGTAATTGATCCCGGTTCTAAGGATGAATTTAAAATCGATAATGGATTACAGGTATATCCAAATCCAACCAATAATGGTAACGAAACCTTTATTCAATCAGAATATCCTATTGATGAAATAGAAATTTATAGTACAGAAGGAAAATTATTGTACGCTACAAAAAATGTAAACAACAATAAATTTTCTTTAATCAATCAGGATTTACCAAAAGGAATTTATATTCTAAAAATACATTCTCGAAAATTGTTTACTGCCAAACTAATTGTGAAATAA